In Brachyhypopomus gauderio isolate BG-103 chromosome 11, BGAUD_0.2, whole genome shotgun sequence, a single genomic region encodes these proteins:
- the LOC143526797 gene encoding disintegrin and metalloproteinase domain-containing protein 19-like, translated as MAHEMGHNFGMSHDSESCCQALSEDGGCIMAASMGHPFPRVFNSCNQAELKRYLSSGGGKCPFNPPNTKAMYGGQRCGNGYLEEGEECDCGEVEECSSPCCNAHNCTLKAGAECAHGVCCQDCKLKSPGVLCRSISGTCDLPEYCDGKSEACPANFYLVDGSLCAHGAAYCYTGIFPKSLWNSFKVFTENMAVKVFVRLSPGALTDAQPAPDLCFTKVNEAGNSYGNCGKDLMGKYRGCTERDAKCGKIQCLSSATKPIEANAVAIDTTIREGRRQILCRGTHVYRLDQDEESQGDTLDPGLVMTGTKCGDNAICFDGECRNVSFLRADECNAKCHGHGLCNNNHNCHCDAGWAPPYCEEKGSGGSLDSGPVVPYSLFPLLALLPVFLCLGLAVLFLCWCYRKKLHSLKSTVHSPQRIHVNAAASPKSKTPTADVHASSALQIKQSGTDKPESQRSSPSGPPRSRHASVRPTVKPPPIPAYALHQQSPVLSEATSQPRPSPPVGAKPRPSPPNRPPPPCPITKTSHIKEEVSQRKGSEISPGLIQKGKSNLLPPTGHTRFQSEISGQS; from the exons ATGGCCCATGAGATGGGCCATAACTTTGGTATGAGCCATGACAGTGAAAGCTGCTGCCAGGCCCTGTCCGAGGACGGAGGCTGCATCATGGCTGCGTCTATGGG GCACCCTTTCCCACGTGTATTTAACTCATGTAACCAGGCCGAGCTAAAGCGCTATCTGAGCTCTGGTGGGGGAAAGTGCCCGTTCAACCCCCCAAACACCAAGGCCATGTATGGAGGTCAACGCTGTGGTAATGGCTAcctagaggagggagaggagtgtgACTGTGGAGAAGTAGAG GAATGTTCCAGTCCATGTTGCAATGCTCATAACTGCACCCTGAAGGCAGGAGCTGAATGTGCCCATGGAGTGTGTTGTCAGGACTGCAAG CTGAAGAGTCCAGGTGTCCTGTGTCGCTCTATCTCAGGCACCTGTGATCTGCCCGAGTACTGTGATGGGAAGTCAGAGGCGTGCCCTGCCAACTTCTACCTGGTGGACGGGAGCCTGTGTGCGCACGGGGCAGCGTACTGTTACACGGGCATTTTTCCTAAATCCCTCTGGAACTCCTTCAAGGTTTTCACAGAGAACATGGCTGTGAAGGTATTTGTTCGGCTCTCTCCTGGTGCCCTCACAGATGCTCAGCCTGCTCCGGATCTGTGCTTCACCAAGGTGAACGAGGCTGGTAATTCCTATGGAAACTGTGGCAAAGACCTGATGGGCAAATACAGGGGGTGCACAGAAAG GGATGCTAAATGTGGCAAGATTCAGTGTCTGAGCAGCGCCACCAAGCCCATTGAGGCCAACGCCGTGGCCATTGACACCACGATCCGCGAGGGCCGTCGACAGATCCTGTGTCGGGGAACACACGTGTACCGGCTGGACCAGGACGAGGAGAGCCAGGGTGATACGCTAGACCCAGGGCTCGTCATGACTGGAACCAAGTGCGGTGACAATGCG ATTTGTTTTGATGGAGAGTGTCGCAATGTGTCCTTTCTCCGGGCGGATGAGTGCAACGCCAAGTGTCACGGCCATGGG CTGTGCAACAACAATCACAACTGCCACTGTGACGCAGGCTGGGCACCACCATATTGTGAAGAAAAAGGCAGTGGGGGCAGTTTGGACAGCGGACCGGTGGTCCCCTACT CCTTATTTCCCCTCCTGGCGCTCCTGCCTGTGTTCCTCTGCTTGGGATTGGCTGTTCTCTTCCTCTGCTGGTGCTACAGGAAGAAGCTCCATTCGCTTAAAAGTACCGTCCATTCTCCTCAGCGCATACATGTTAA TGCGGCTGCTTCACCGAAATCCAAAACTCCTACTGCTGATGTTCATGCGAGCTCGGCATTGCAGATAAAACAATCTGGCACAGATAAACCA GAGAGCCAACGGTCCAGTCCGTCTGGTCCACCCAGATCAAGGCATGCCAGTGTTCGGCCTACGGTCAAACCTCCACCAATTCCAGCATATGCACTGCACCAGCAGAGCCCTGTGCTCTCAGAGGCCACTTCTCAGCCCCGCCCATCTCCGCCGGTTGGCGCCAAACCCAGACCAAGCCCACCCAAcagacctcctccaccctgccccatTACCAAGACCTCTCACATCAAAGAG GAGGTGTCACAAAGAAAGGGGTCTGAAATATCACCAGGGCTAATACAGAAAGGGAAGTCCAATCTGTTGCCCCCTACTGGTCATACCAG GTTTCAAAGTGAAATCTCTGGACAGAGCTGA